A region of Curvibacter sp. AEP1-3 DNA encodes the following proteins:
- the hemE gene encoding uroporphyrinogen decarboxylase, with amino-acid sequence MTDTTAPSPAFPAQATTFDGLHNPTFLQACMRQATAHTPLWLMRQAGRYLPEYVATRAKAGSFMGLATNTEYATEVTLQPLERYPLDAAILFSDILTVPDAMGLGLSFAQGEGPRFASPIKTEADVAKLEVPDMAKLQYVFDAVSSIRKALTVDGKGRVPLIGFSGSPWTLACYMVEGKGSDDYRLVKTMLYSRPDLMHRMLAVNADSVAAYLNAQIDAGAQAVMVFDSWGGVLADGAFQEFSLAYTARVLKQLKRFGTDGKVVPRIVFTKGGGLWLQDMQSLDCEVLGLDWTVNLAKARALVGGTENGPGKALQGNIDPNVLFAPPAAIETEVAKVLDSFGKPFQGSGTGPTHIFNLGHGISQYTPPDHVAALVAAVHSHSKKLRA; translated from the coding sequence ATGACTGACACCACAGCCCCATCTCCAGCCTTCCCGGCCCAGGCCACCACCTTCGACGGCCTGCACAACCCCACTTTTTTGCAAGCCTGCATGCGTCAGGCCACCGCGCACACGCCGCTGTGGCTGATGCGCCAGGCCGGCCGCTACCTGCCGGAATATGTGGCAACGCGTGCCAAGGCCGGTAGCTTCATGGGCCTGGCCACCAACACCGAGTACGCCACCGAGGTCACCCTGCAGCCGTTGGAACGTTACCCGCTGGATGCGGCGATTCTGTTCAGCGACATCCTGACCGTGCCGGACGCCATGGGCTTGGGCCTGTCCTTTGCCCAAGGCGAAGGCCCCCGCTTTGCCAGCCCGATCAAAACCGAGGCCGATGTGGCCAAGCTCGAAGTGCCCGACATGGCCAAGCTGCAATATGTGTTTGATGCGGTCAGCAGCATTCGCAAGGCACTGACCGTAGATGGCAAAGGCCGTGTGCCCCTGATCGGCTTCTCCGGCAGCCCCTGGACGCTTGCCTGCTACATGGTCGAAGGCAAAGGCAGCGACGACTACCGCCTGGTCAAAACCATGCTGTACAGCCGCCCGGACCTGATGCACCGCATGCTGGCCGTCAACGCCGACTCGGTTGCGGCCTACCTGAATGCCCAGATCGACGCCGGCGCCCAAGCGGTGATGGTGTTTGACAGCTGGGGCGGTGTGCTGGCCGATGGCGCCTTCCAGGAGTTCAGCCTGGCCTACACCGCACGCGTCCTGAAACAGCTCAAGCGCTTCGGTACCGATGGCAAAGTGGTGCCCCGCATTGTGTTCACCAAAGGTGGCGGCTTGTGGTTGCAAGACATGCAGTCGCTGGACTGTGAGGTGCTGGGTCTGGACTGGACGGTCAACCTTGCCAAAGCCCGAGCTTTGGTGGGTGGAACTGAAAACGGCCCCGGCAAGGCATTGCAAGGCAACATCGACCCCAACGTTTTGTTTGCGCCACCGGCTGCTATCGAAACGGAAGTGGCCAAGGTTCTTGACAGCTTTGGCAAGCCTTTTCAGGGCAGTGGCACCGGCCCCACCCACATCTTCAATTTGGGTCACGGCATCAGCCAGTACACCCCGCCGGACCATGTGGCGGCACTGGTGGCAGCGGTGCACAGTCACTCCAAAAAGCTGCGTGCCTGA
- the priA gene encoding replication restart helicase PriA, with translation MSHWLPVLVHTPAHAALGPVLTYRSDQLLPAGTLVRVPLGKRETLGMVWDAATAEATGEFDPAKVRDIAGVLEGIPPLSRAWQQLLSFTAAYYQRSAGEVALAALPPQLRELNPEQMARRLKRKKVDAGAGGAVLAAPALTPEQATAIAQIDSHSGPFLLFGATGSGKTEVYLHCVHKLLAADPDAQALVMVPEINLTPQLEERFKARFAPLYGEQAVVSLHSGMTNPQRLKSWLSAHGGAARIVLGTRMAVFASLLKLRLIVVDEEHDPSYKSGEGARYSARDLAVYRGKLEGAKVILGSATPSLESWHHSRSAEEGGRYLRLHMPSRVGESSKLPLVRRVDMNHQPRRAIFSTPLIAAITERVARGEQVMVFLNRRGYAPVLTCEDCGWKSECPHCSAFRVFHKIDRTLRCHHCGFTERVPRACPDCGNVDIAPFGRGTEQLEEHLAELLVDVRRHGSVTPENPDGEHVRIARIDADSTKLKGQLEEQLAAVHAGDVDVLVGTQMIAKGHDFRRITLVAAVNPDGALFSSDFRAPERLFSLLMQAAGRAGRDATLGAQSEVWLQTFQPEHGLYAALKKHDYPAFAAQQLKEREQANMPPFSAQALVRAEAKTQAAAQAFLNAARTFAQTEMAAWDGWAEALEQVFLYPAVPMAIQRVANIERAQMLIECPSRATLQQFLTAWQSVLHATRSQPECKGLIRWAIDVDPLAI, from the coding sequence ATGAGCCATTGGCTGCCCGTTCTGGTGCACACGCCGGCGCACGCGGCGCTCGGACCGGTGCTCACCTACCGCAGCGATCAGCTGTTGCCGGCCGGCACCCTGGTGCGGGTGCCCTTGGGCAAGCGAGAGACACTGGGTATGGTGTGGGATGCGGCCACGGCAGAGGCGACCGGCGAGTTCGATCCCGCCAAGGTGCGTGACATAGCCGGTGTGCTGGAGGGCATACCGCCCTTGAGTCGGGCCTGGCAGCAACTCTTGAGCTTTACCGCCGCCTACTACCAGCGCTCGGCCGGCGAAGTGGCGCTGGCCGCCCTGCCCCCTCAGCTGCGCGAGTTGAACCCCGAGCAGATGGCGCGGCGCCTCAAACGCAAAAAGGTGGATGCGGGTGCCGGCGGCGCGGTGCTGGCCGCACCGGCCCTTACCCCCGAGCAAGCCACCGCGATTGCGCAGATCGACAGCCATAGCGGCCCCTTCTTGCTCTTCGGCGCCACCGGTAGCGGAAAAACCGAGGTGTACCTGCACTGCGTGCACAAGCTGCTGGCCGCCGACCCGGATGCCCAAGCCCTGGTCATGGTGCCGGAGATCAACCTCACCCCCCAGCTGGAAGAGCGCTTCAAGGCCCGCTTTGCCCCGCTGTACGGCGAACAGGCCGTGGTCAGCCTGCACAGTGGCATGACCAACCCGCAGCGACTTAAAAGCTGGCTCAGTGCGCATGGCGGGGCTGCCCGCATCGTGCTGGGCACGCGCATGGCCGTGTTTGCATCGCTACTCAAGCTGCGGCTCATCGTGGTCGATGAAGAGCACGACCCCAGCTACAAAAGTGGTGAAGGCGCACGCTACTCGGCGCGCGACCTGGCGGTCTATCGCGGAAAGCTGGAAGGGGCCAAGGTCATCCTCGGTTCGGCCACGCCTTCGCTGGAGAGCTGGCACCACAGCCGCTCGGCCGAAGAAGGCGGGCGCTACCTGCGCCTACACATGCCCAGCCGGGTGGGCGAATCATCGAAATTACCGCTCGTACGACGGGTGGACATGAACCACCAGCCCCGGCGGGCCATCTTCTCCACCCCGCTGATTGCCGCCATTACCGAACGGGTGGCGCGCGGGGAGCAGGTGATGGTGTTTTTGAACCGGCGCGGCTACGCCCCGGTACTGACCTGCGAAGACTGCGGCTGGAAGAGCGAGTGCCCGCACTGCAGCGCATTCCGCGTGTTCCACAAAATCGACCGCACCCTGCGCTGCCACCACTGCGGCTTTACCGAGCGGGTGCCGCGAGCCTGCCCGGACTGCGGCAATGTGGACATCGCCCCCTTCGGGCGTGGCACCGAGCAGCTGGAGGAACACTTGGCCGAGCTGCTGGTGGATGTGCGCCGTCACGGCTCCGTCACGCCCGAGAACCCGGACGGCGAGCATGTGCGTATTGCACGCATCGACGCCGACAGCACCAAACTCAAAGGCCAGCTCGAAGAGCAACTGGCCGCAGTGCATGCGGGCGACGTGGATGTGCTGGTGGGCACGCAGATGATTGCCAAGGGCCACGATTTCCGCCGCATCACGCTGGTCGCAGCAGTCAACCCGGACGGGGCCTTGTTCAGCAGCGACTTCCGGGCGCCCGAGCGCTTGTTCAGTTTGCTGATGCAGGCCGCAGGCCGTGCCGGGCGCGATGCGACCCTGGGCGCACAAAGCGAGGTGTGGCTGCAAACCTTCCAGCCCGAGCACGGCCTGTACGCCGCCCTCAAAAAGCACGACTACCCTGCCTTCGCAGCGCAGCAGCTCAAAGAACGCGAGCAAGCCAACATGCCGCCCTTCAGCGCCCAAGCCTTGGTGCGCGCCGAGGCCAAGACGCAGGCGGCTGCACAAGCTTTTTTGAACGCTGCCCGTACCTTCGCCCAAACCGAGATGGCCGCGTGGGACGGCTGGGCCGAGGCGCTGGAGCAAGTCTTCCTCTACCCCGCCGTGCCCATGGCGATCCAGCGGGTGGCCAATATCGAACGCGCCCAGATGCTCATCGAGTGCCCTTCACGCGCCACGCTGCAGCAGTTCCTGACCGCCTGGCAAAGCGTGCTCCACGCCACCCGCAGCCAGCCCGAATGCAAGGGCCTGATCCGCTGGGCGATTGATGTGGACCCGTTGGCGATTTGA
- a CDS encoding AEC family transporter, producing the protein MLQILIVTFPFFALVLCGYLAARRGMLPLAAIPGLNGFVLFFALPCMLYRFGASTPIGELLDVSLALTYLLCALVMVAFVVAVTLHGRIGWNDAAFGALVGAFPNTGFMGVPLLVALLGAKAAGPAIVTILVDMVITSSLCIALSRLGGDPAQGGISATQAAKNALKGVATNPMPWSILLGAVFSALQLELPKPVASTVGLLADAASPVALFTIGAVLARSQMLAKDDKTHEVYWQEYVPVALIKLFLHPLLVLLVGVSAVSLGVHIDKFALTVLVLLAALPSASNVSLLAERFGADNGRIARIILVSTAAAFFTFSGAVALMVGI; encoded by the coding sequence ATGCTGCAAATCCTGATCGTCACCTTCCCGTTCTTTGCACTGGTGCTTTGCGGCTATCTGGCAGCGCGGCGAGGCATGTTGCCGCTGGCGGCCATTCCCGGTTTGAATGGGTTTGTGCTTTTTTTCGCGCTGCCTTGCATGCTCTACCGCTTCGGCGCGAGTACGCCCATCGGCGAGCTACTGGATGTCAGCCTCGCACTGACCTACTTGCTGTGTGCCTTGGTGATGGTGGCCTTTGTAGTGGCGGTGACCTTGCATGGTCGCATCGGCTGGAATGACGCGGCCTTTGGCGCGCTGGTGGGTGCATTTCCGAATACCGGGTTCATGGGCGTGCCTTTGTTGGTGGCCTTGCTGGGCGCAAAAGCGGCGGGGCCGGCCATCGTCACGATTCTGGTGGACATGGTGATTACCTCTTCGCTTTGCATCGCGTTGTCCCGTTTGGGCGGGGACCCGGCTCAAGGTGGTATCTCGGCTACCCAGGCGGCGAAAAATGCGCTCAAGGGTGTGGCGACCAACCCCATGCCATGGTCCATCCTTCTTGGCGCGGTGTTCTCTGCCTTGCAGCTGGAGCTACCCAAGCCAGTGGCATCCACCGTGGGCCTGCTGGCGGATGCGGCTTCGCCCGTGGCGCTGTTCACCATCGGCGCGGTGCTGGCCCGCTCCCAAATGCTGGCCAAGGACGACAAAACGCACGAGGTGTATTGGCAGGAATATGTGCCGGTCGCGCTGATCAAGCTGTTTTTGCACCCCTTGCTGGTGTTGTTGGTCGGCGTGTCGGCGGTGAGCTTAGGCGTGCACATCGATAAATTTGCACTCACCGTGCTGGTGTTGCTGGCCGCCCTGCCGAGTGCCAGCAATGTGTCGCTGCTGGCCGAGCGATTCGGCGCAGACAACGGGCGTATCGCCCGCATCATCCTGGTCTCTACCGCCGCCGCATTCTTTACCTTCTCGGGAGCCGTAGCCCTGATGGTGGGAATCTAG
- a CDS encoding ATP-dependent helicase yields MSAPQANHGMNPAQQEAVNYLHGPCLVLAGAGSGKTRVITHKIARLIQMGMPANRIAAITFTNKAAAEMRERAKHLIGKAAKDVVVCTFHALGVRMLREDGAVLGLKPQFSILDADDVTSIIKDAGGTIDAATARQWQWTISAWKGAGLNSEQALAAAADDNERIIATAMARYEERLVAYQSVDFDDLISLPLKLLRDYPQVRERWQALLGHVLVDEYQDTNATQYEVLKYLVGEKARFTAVGDDDQSIYGWRGATLDNLKKLPVDFPTLKVIKLEQNYRSTSAILRAANNVIGPNPKLFPKTLFSELGEGEPVRIVDADNEEHEAERAVARIQSLRANGVPDAQGKQYKEFRDFAVLYRANHQAKPFEKALRKAGIPYKVSGGQSFFDRAEIRDLCAWFRLWSNNDDDPAFLRAVTTPKRGIGHTTLGTLGTFATQYKLSLFESLFSSSLASVLSARALGSLHEFGRYINDLEFRARHTEGADAAMAFIMDWLKEIGYEKHLYDGEDSEGVASAKWSNVMEFCEWMAQRCGGQIDDAAGVTNTREVKNLLEVSQTIALLSTISEREKDQNVVTLSTLHASKGLEWPHVMLVGVTEGMLPFKLGDGADTLGGSTLEHESANDDIAARLQEERRLMYVGITRAQRSLAVSWTRRRKKGREMVAALPSRFIAEMGLDQSTAKEDPREKLRALRAEFAAKALVTAANAAAKP; encoded by the coding sequence ATGTCTGCCCCCCAAGCCAATCACGGCATGAACCCCGCCCAACAAGAGGCGGTGAACTACCTGCACGGGCCCTGCCTGGTGCTGGCCGGCGCAGGATCGGGCAAAACACGGGTGATCACGCACAAAATCGCCCGCCTCATCCAGATGGGCATGCCGGCCAACCGGATTGCGGCCATCACCTTTACCAACAAGGCAGCAGCCGAAATGCGCGAGCGGGCCAAACACCTGATCGGCAAAGCCGCCAAAGATGTGGTGGTGTGCACCTTCCACGCTCTGGGGGTGCGCATGCTGCGCGAAGACGGTGCGGTGCTGGGCCTGAAGCCGCAGTTCAGCATTCTGGACGCGGACGATGTGACCAGCATCATCAAGGACGCGGGCGGCACGATTGACGCAGCCACGGCGCGGCAGTGGCAATGGACCATCAGCGCCTGGAAGGGTGCCGGCCTCAACAGCGAGCAGGCGCTGGCCGCTGCAGCGGATGACAACGAGCGCATCATCGCCACCGCCATGGCCCGCTACGAAGAGCGCCTGGTGGCCTACCAAAGTGTGGACTTTGATGACCTGATCAGCCTGCCCCTCAAGCTGTTACGTGATTACCCGCAAGTGCGCGAGCGCTGGCAAGCCCTGCTGGGCCATGTGCTGGTGGACGAATACCAGGACACCAACGCCACCCAGTACGAGGTGCTGAAGTACCTGGTGGGCGAAAAGGCCCGCTTTACCGCCGTGGGCGACGACGACCAGTCCATCTACGGCTGGCGCGGCGCCACGCTGGACAACCTCAAAAAACTGCCGGTCGACTTTCCCACCCTCAAAGTCATCAAGCTGGAGCAGAACTACCGCTCCACCAGCGCCATCCTGCGGGCGGCCAACAATGTGATCGGCCCCAACCCCAAGCTGTTTCCCAAAACCCTGTTCAGCGAGCTGGGCGAAGGCGAGCCGGTGCGCATTGTGGATGCGGACAACGAAGAGCACGAAGCCGAGCGCGCAGTCGCCCGCATTCAGAGCCTGCGCGCCAATGGAGTCCCAGACGCGCAAGGCAAGCAGTACAAAGAGTTCCGCGACTTTGCGGTGCTGTACCGTGCCAACCACCAGGCCAAGCCGTTCGAAAAAGCACTGCGCAAGGCGGGCATTCCCTACAAGGTGTCCGGCGGGCAGAGCTTTTTTGACCGGGCTGAGATCCGCGATTTGTGCGCCTGGTTCCGGCTGTGGAGCAACAACGACGACGACCCGGCTTTTCTGCGCGCGGTGACCACACCCAAGCGGGGCATTGGCCACACCACGCTGGGGACCTTGGGCACCTTTGCCACCCAGTACAAGCTAAGCCTGTTTGAGTCGCTGTTTTCATCTTCACTGGCCAGTGTGCTGAGCGCCAGGGCGCTGGGCAGCCTGCATGAGTTTGGTCGCTACATCAACGACCTGGAGTTCCGCGCGCGCCACACCGAAGGCGCGGATGCGGCCATGGCCTTCATCATGGACTGGCTCAAAGAGATAGGCTACGAAAAGCACCTCTACGACGGTGAGGACAGCGAAGGCGTGGCCTCTGCCAAGTGGAGCAACGTGATGGAGTTCTGCGAGTGGATGGCGCAGCGCTGCGGCGGGCAGATTGACGATGCCGCTGGCGTGACCAACACGCGCGAGGTTAAAAACCTGCTGGAAGTGTCGCAAACCATTGCCCTGCTCTCCACCATCAGCGAGCGGGAGAAGGACCAGAACGTGGTGACCCTCTCCACCCTCCACGCCTCCAAGGGTCTGGAGTGGCCGCATGTGATGCTGGTGGGCGTGACCGAGGGCATGCTGCCTTTCAAACTCGGGGACGGCGCAGACACGCTGGGTGGCTCCACCCTGGAACATGAGTCAGCCAACGACGATATTGCCGCGCGCCTGCAGGAGGAGCGCCGCCTGATGTACGTGGGCATCACCCGCGCCCAGCGCAGCCTGGCCGTGAGTTGGACCCGCCGCCGCAAAAAAGGGCGCGAGATGGTGGCAGCCCTGCCGAGCCGCTTCATTGCGGAGATGGGCCTCGATCAATCCACCGCCAAAGAAGACCCCCGCGAGAAACTGCGGGCACTTCGCGCAGAATTTGCCGCTAAAGCCCTCGTTACCGCGGCCAATGCCGCTGCCAAGCCATGA
- a CDS encoding phospholipase A, producing MRNAPQFALFLVAACALLTSAKAQNGTEAVASNYPIAETSPAVNTPVPVEVVSCKNPAATPLSRFWELEPASDCGTFGLRGYRPISLAVIGSDSVNTAPTSPSADHTGSFQPYTTSETRINMSVRTKVAQGLLTGGDPNRLDSLWFAYSQQSYWQLFNADLSRPFRATDHEPELIYIFPVESALPSGWRLRYGGIGINHQSNGQSLPLSRSWNRIIGRAGLELGNKVSITGALWQRIPEDSSSDDNPDIVDRVGRAELSTVWNVDPLNSLAFTVRHSLQTGDSGSVRLAWFRKVGSAVDNANRSSLRLHTELFSGYGDSLMDYNRKRTVFSVGLTLLDW from the coding sequence ATGAGAAACGCTCCTCAATTTGCTCTCTTTTTGGTAGCTGCTTGCGCATTGTTGACGAGCGCCAAGGCCCAAAATGGTACTGAAGCAGTTGCCAGCAACTATCCCATTGCCGAAACCAGCCCCGCGGTGAATACCCCCGTACCGGTAGAGGTGGTGAGCTGCAAAAATCCGGCGGCCACACCGCTATCCCGTTTTTGGGAACTGGAGCCGGCCAGTGATTGCGGCACATTCGGTTTGCGCGGTTACCGGCCCATCAGCCTGGCCGTGATCGGCTCGGACAGCGTCAACACCGCGCCGACATCGCCCTCTGCGGACCACACCGGAAGCTTCCAGCCCTACACCACCAGTGAGACGCGAATCAACATGTCGGTGCGCACCAAGGTCGCACAGGGCCTGCTGACGGGCGGAGATCCGAACCGGCTGGATTCGTTGTGGTTTGCGTATAGCCAACAGTCGTACTGGCAATTGTTCAACGCCGATTTGTCCCGCCCTTTCCGGGCCACCGACCACGAGCCCGAGCTCATCTACATATTCCCAGTGGAGTCGGCGCTCCCGTCGGGCTGGCGCTTGCGATACGGCGGCATTGGAATCAACCACCAGAGCAACGGACAGAGCCTGCCACTTTCCAGAAGCTGGAACCGCATCATCGGTCGCGCCGGGCTGGAGCTCGGGAACAAAGTTTCCATCACCGGTGCCTTGTGGCAGCGGATTCCAGAAGACAGCTCCAGCGACGACAACCCCGATATCGTGGACCGGGTCGGTCGCGCGGAACTGTCGACCGTCTGGAATGTGGACCCGCTGAATTCGCTGGCTTTCACGGTACGCCATTCGTTGCAAACCGGTGATAGCGGCTCAGTACGCCTGGCTTGGTTCCGCAAGGTCGGTAGCGCAGTGGACAACGCTAACCGTAGCAGCCTGCGGCTGCATACCGAACTATTCAGCGGTTATGGGGACTCTTTGATGGACTACAACCGCAAGCGTACAGTGTTCAGCGTGGGACTGACCCTGCTGGACTGGTAG
- a CDS encoding response regulator, whose translation MANILVVDDEHGIRELLSEILNDEGHTVELAENAAQARAARLRERPDLVLLDIWMPDTDGVTLLKEWSSTGALTMPVIMMSGHATIDTAVEATKIGALAFLEKPVTLQKLLKAVEQGLARGAVRKPAPTMQHSAMQAESVTLVTATLPEPAETGPQAHQDFGLDKPLREARDEFEKAYFEYHLAKENGSMTRVAEKTGLERTHLYRKLKQLGVDLSRGKRNNV comes from the coding sequence ATGGCGAATATATTGGTAGTGGACGATGAGCACGGAATCCGTGAACTACTGTCGGAAATCCTCAATGATGAGGGACACACAGTAGAGCTGGCGGAAAACGCTGCGCAGGCGCGCGCTGCCAGGCTGCGCGAGAGACCGGACCTGGTGCTTCTCGACATTTGGATGCCGGATACCGACGGTGTCACTCTGCTCAAAGAGTGGTCCTCTACCGGTGCCTTGACGATGCCTGTGATCATGATGAGCGGGCATGCCACGATTGATACTGCCGTGGAAGCGACCAAGATCGGTGCATTAGCATTTCTTGAAAAGCCTGTCACCCTTCAAAAACTCTTGAAAGCTGTGGAGCAAGGTTTGGCTCGTGGGGCCGTGCGCAAGCCTGCACCAACCATGCAACATAGCGCTATGCAGGCCGAGTCGGTAACACTGGTAACGGCCACGTTGCCCGAGCCGGCAGAAACCGGACCACAGGCTCATCAGGATTTCGGTCTCGATAAGCCTCTGCGTGAAGCGCGGGATGAGTTTGAGAAAGCGTATTTCGAATACCACCTTGCCAAGGAAAACGGTTCGATGACGCGTGTTGCGGAGAAGACAGGTTTGGAGCGGACCCACCTTTATCGCAAACTCAAACAGCTTGGCGTTGATCTATCTCGCGGCAAACGAAATAACGTCTGA
- a CDS encoding sensor histidine kinase, with translation MSADSVVEPRETTNNQHTSRSMRRAIAIGSVTMVLIGLMLLYLLTQATNNRELYESNYNVLFVINVVVASLLAAAIAWVSYRLIIRLRQGRFGSRLLLKLATIFALVGVMPGLLIYVVSYQFVSRSIETWFDVKVEGALEAGLNLGRVTLDTLTVDLAVKSKAAANLISENPESAAGVLAERMMDQLSATDITIWSGAGSLVASVGQSKFQLSPDKPTTSQFRTARQQRSLAWVEGLDDAVTGSLSSARIKALVPITGSGLGLTADTRYMLVSRALPQGLVSNALAVEAANREYQERALGREGLKRMYIGTLTLSLFLAVFGAVLLAVVLGNQIARPLLLLTEGVSQVAAGDLTPKIALQGRDELGGLTRAFASMTQQLADARQAVEVSMSQVDAARANLQTILDNLTSGVIVLDHDGCIKSSNPGASRILKRELSPHTGALLALLPGLEAFGNGAQRQFEELAAGQGERGVDHWQQSFELGGGTSTSFGPFDSAITLVARGAELPSDLRLLVFDDISEIVSAQRAQAWGEVARRLAHEIKNPLTPIQLSAERLEMKLSGKLENPEQAILVKSVKTIVDQVDAMKRLVNEFRDYARFPAAELKPLQLNALIKDVMHLYDPEVAKVPIELELDEACPMVMGDAQQMRQVIHNLLQNAQDACASASVPRNAPRTVTLRTQWQATNKRVRMSVLDQGDGFPESILKRAFEPYVTTKARGTGLGLAVVKKISDEHGARIDLGNRLKDGVVVGAQVSLSLTVAPGALV, from the coding sequence ATGAGCGCTGATTCGGTAGTTGAGCCTCGAGAAACTACCAATAATCAGCACACCTCCCGCTCTATGCGGAGGGCCATTGCCATTGGTTCGGTGACTATGGTGCTAATTGGCCTGATGCTCTTGTATTTGCTCACGCAGGCCACGAACAATCGCGAGCTGTATGAAAGCAATTACAACGTTTTGTTTGTTATCAACGTAGTAGTTGCCAGTTTATTGGCTGCGGCAATTGCATGGGTCAGCTACCGCCTGATCATTCGCTTGCGTCAAGGCCGATTCGGTAGTCGCTTGCTCCTGAAATTGGCAACTATCTTTGCGCTGGTGGGCGTGATGCCCGGCTTGTTGATCTACGTTGTCTCTTACCAGTTTGTATCCCGATCAATTGAAACATGGTTCGACGTGAAGGTCGAAGGCGCGCTCGAGGCCGGCTTGAATCTGGGGCGGGTCACATTGGATACCCTCACGGTGGACCTCGCAGTGAAATCAAAAGCAGCGGCCAACTTGATTTCGGAAAATCCTGAAAGTGCGGCAGGCGTCCTGGCAGAGCGCATGATGGACCAGTTGAGCGCCACTGACATCACCATTTGGAGTGGTGCTGGGAGTCTTGTTGCCAGCGTAGGGCAATCCAAGTTCCAGCTCAGTCCGGATAAGCCAACTACCAGTCAGTTCCGCACTGCGCGGCAACAGCGCTCATTGGCTTGGGTTGAGGGGCTTGATGATGCGGTGACGGGCTCACTGAGTAGTGCCCGCATCAAGGCGCTGGTTCCAATCACCGGTTCGGGGCTGGGACTGACTGCAGACACCCGATACATGCTGGTTTCCCGTGCGCTACCCCAGGGGCTGGTTAGTAACGCACTCGCAGTGGAAGCCGCAAACAGAGAGTACCAGGAGCGGGCGCTAGGACGTGAGGGCCTCAAGCGCATGTACATCGGCACGCTGACGCTCAGTTTGTTTCTGGCCGTGTTTGGCGCCGTATTGTTGGCAGTTGTTTTAGGGAACCAGATTGCGCGGCCCTTGCTGTTACTCACCGAAGGGGTAAGTCAGGTGGCTGCCGGTGACTTGACGCCTAAAATCGCACTGCAGGGGCGTGACGAGTTGGGTGGCCTTACGCGTGCGTTTGCCTCCATGACCCAGCAACTGGCAGATGCACGCCAGGCGGTGGAAGTCAGCATGTCGCAGGTCGATGCGGCGCGTGCGAATTTGCAGACGATCCTCGACAACTTGACTTCAGGCGTTATCGTTCTCGACCACGACGGATGCATAAAAAGCTCCAATCCAGGCGCCTCACGAATCCTGAAGCGCGAGTTATCTCCGCACACAGGCGCGCTCTTGGCGCTACTTCCCGGCTTAGAGGCATTTGGCAATGGCGCACAGCGGCAGTTTGAAGAGTTGGCTGCGGGACAGGGGGAACGCGGCGTCGATCACTGGCAGCAATCCTTTGAGCTAGGCGGTGGAACATCCACTAGTTTCGGCCCCTTTGACAGTGCAATTACGCTGGTAGCCCGGGGTGCAGAGCTTCCTTCCGATCTCCGGTTGTTGGTGTTTGACGATATCTCTGAAATCGTCTCGGCGCAGCGTGCCCAAGCTTGGGGCGAAGTGGCACGCCGCTTGGCCCACGAAATCAAAAATCCGCTCACTCCCATCCAACTTTCAGCTGAACGGTTGGAGATGAAGTTGTCCGGAAAGTTGGAGAACCCGGAGCAGGCCATCTTGGTCAAGTCGGTCAAAACGATCGTGGATCAGGTGGATGCCATGAAGCGTCTGGTCAATGAGTTTCGTGACTATGCCCGTTTTCCCGCTGCTGAGCTCAAGCCTTTGCAACTCAACGCATTGATCAAAGATGTGATGCATCTCTATGACCCTGAGGTTGCGAAAGTTCCGATTGAATTGGAGCTGGACGAAGCTTGCCCCATGGTGATGGGCGATGCACAACAGATGAGGCAAGTGATTCACAACCTTCTGCAAAACGCGCAAGACGCCTGTGCCAGTGCGTCCGTGCCTCGTAACGCACCACGCACAGTGACACTCCGAACGCAATGGCAGGCGACAAACAAGCGTGTGCGCATGTCGGTGCTCGATCAGGGCGATGGGTTTCCAGAGAGTATTCTCAAACGGGCCTTCGAACCATACGTTACAACCAAAGCGCGGGGCACCGGACTCGGCCTAGCTGTTGTGAAAAAAATATCGGATGAACATGGTGCGCGAATCGACCTCGGGAACCGTCTGAAGGATGGTGTCGTAGTCGGCGCGCAAGTGTCGTTATCATTGACAGTTGCGCCTGGCGCCTTGGTATGA